Proteins encoded by one window of Acinonyx jubatus isolate Ajub_Pintada_27869175 chromosome X, VMU_Ajub_asm_v1.0, whole genome shotgun sequence:
- the SLC7A3 gene encoding cationic amino acid transporter 3 isoform X1, producing MLWHALRRFGQKLVRRRTLEPGMADTRLARCLSTLDLVALGVGSTLGAGVYVLAGEVAKDKAGPSIVICFLVAALSSVLAGLCYAEFGARVPRSGSAYLYSYVTVGELWAFTTGWNLILSYVIGTASVARAWSSAFDNLIGNHISRTLQGSISLHVPYVLAEYPDFFALGLVLLLTGLLALGASESALVTKVFTVVNLLVLGFVIISGFIKGDLHNWKLTEEDYKLTVARLNDTYSLGPLGSGGFVPFGLEGILHGAATCFYAFVGFDCIATTGEEAKNPQRSIPVGIVISLLVCFLAYFGVSSALTLMMPYYQLQPESPLPEAFLHTGWAPARYVVAIGSLCALSTSLLGSMFPMPRVIYAMAEDGLLFRVLARIHSGTHTPIVATVVSGIVAAFMAFLFELADLVDLMSIGTLLAYSLVAVCVLILRYQSEVKNEEDQVELQEEKTAEAEKLTLQGLFCPLNSNPTPLSGQVVYVCSSLVALLLTLLCLVLTKWPVPLLSGDPVWTAVVVLLLMLITGITGVIWRQPQSSTPLHFKVPALPLLPLMSIFVNVYLMMQMTAGTWARFGVWMLIGFAIYFGYGMHHSLEEVKSDQPPLKSRAKTLDLDLSSACTPSI from the exons ATGCTGTGGCACGCACTTCGCAGATTTGGTCAAAAGCTGGTACGCAGACGTACCCTGGAGCCTGGCATGGCAGATACTCGCCTTGCCAGATGCCTGAGCACTCTGGATTTGGTGGCCCTGGGTGTGGGCAGCACGTTGGGTGCAGGCGTGTATGTCTTGGCTGGCGAGGTGGCCAAAGATAAAGCTGGACCATCCATTGTGATCTGCTTTTTGGTGGCCGCTCTATCTTCTGTGTTGGCTGGACTGTGCTATGCGGAGTTTGGTGCCCGAGTTCCCCGTTCTGGTTCTGCGTATCTGTACAGCTATGTCACCGTGGGTGAACTCTGGGCCTTCACCACTGGCTGGAACCTCATCCTCTCCTATGTCATCG GTACAGCCAGTGTGGCCCGGGCCTGGAGCTCGGCTTTCGACAACCTGATTGGGAACCACATCTCTCGTACCCTGCAAGGGAGCATCTCACTGCATGTTCCCTATGTCCTCGCAGAATATCCAGACTTCTTTGCTCTGGGCCTTGTGTTGTTGCTCACCG GATTGCTGGCTCTGGGGGCCAGTGAGTCAGCCCTGGTTACCAAAGTGTTCACAGTGGTGAACCTTTTGGTTCTTGGTTTTGTCATCATCTCTGGCTTCATTAAGGGGGACTTGCACAATTGGAAACTCACAGAAGAGGACTACAAACTGACCGTGGCTCGACTCAATGACACTTATAG CCTGGGCCCTCTGGGCTCTGGAGGATTTGTGCCTTTCGGCCTCGAGGGGATTCTCCATGGAGCAGCTACCTGTTTCTATGCATTTGTTGGTTTCGACTGTATTGCTACCACTG GCGAAGAAGCTAAGAATCCCCAACGTTCCATCCCCGTGGGCATTGTGATTTCACTGTTGGTCTGCTTTTTGGCATATTTTGGTGTCTCTTCGGCACTTACGCTTATGATGCCTTACTACCAGCTTCAACCTGAGAGCCCCTTGCCGGAGGCCTTTCTCCACACTGGATGGGCCCCTGCCCGCTATGTTGTGGCTATTGGATCCCTCTGTGCTCTTTCTACCAG cctcttgGGCTCTATGTTCCCCATGCCTCGGGTGATCTATGCGATGGCAGAGGATGGCCTCCTGTTCCGTGTCCTCGCCAGGATCCACAGCGGCACACACACCCCCATTGTGGCCACTGTGGTCTCTGGCATTGTTGCAG CATTCATGGCATTCCTCTTTGAGCTCGCTGATCTTGTGGACCTTATGTCAATTGGGACCCTGCTTGCTTACTCCCTGGTGGCTGTTTGTGTCCTCATCCTCAG GTATCAGTCTGAGGTGAAGAATGAGGAGGATCAGGTGGAGCTGCAGGAGGAGAAGACAGCTGAAGCCGAGAAGCTGACCCTACAGGGACTATTTTGTCCACTCAACTCCAATCCCACTCCACTCTCTGGCCAAGTTGTCTATGTTTGCTCCTCATTGGTTG CTCTGCTGCTGACTCTTCTTTGCCTGGTGCTGACCAAGTGGCCCGTTCCACTGCTTTCTGGAGACCCAGTGTGGACTGCAGTGGTTGTGCTGCTCCTGATGCTCATTACTGGGATCACTGGGGTCATTTGGAGACAGCCACAGAGCTCCACTCCCCTTCACTTTAAG GTACCTGCTTTGCCTCTTCTCCCACTAATGAGCATCTTTGTGAATGTTTACCTTATGATGCAGATGACAGCTGGCACCTGGGCCCGATTTGGGGTCTGGATGCTGATTG GGTTTGCTATCTACTTCGGCTATGGGATGCACCACAGCCTGGAAGAGGTTAAGAGTGACCAACCTCCACTCAAGTCTAGAGCCAAAACTTTAGACCTTGATCTCAGCAGTGCCTGTACACCTTCGATTTGA
- the SLC7A3 gene encoding cationic amino acid transporter 3 isoform X2 — protein MLWHALRRFGQKLVRRRTLEPGMADTRLARCLSTLDLVALGVGSTLGAGVYVLAGEVAKDKAGPSIVICFLVAALSSVLAGLCYAEFGARVPRSGSAYLYSYVTVGELWAFTTGWNLILSYVIGTASVARAWSSAFDNLIGNHISRTLQGSISLHVPYVLAEYPDFFALGLVLLLTGEEAKNPQRSIPVGIVISLLVCFLAYFGVSSALTLMMPYYQLQPESPLPEAFLHTGWAPARYVVAIGSLCALSTSLLGSMFPMPRVIYAMAEDGLLFRVLARIHSGTHTPIVATVVSGIVAAFMAFLFELADLVDLMSIGTLLAYSLVAVCVLILRYQSEVKNEEDQVELQEEKTAEAEKLTLQGLFCPLNSNPTPLSGQVVYVCSSLVALLLTLLCLVLTKWPVPLLSGDPVWTAVVVLLLMLITGITGVIWRQPQSSTPLHFKVPALPLLPLMSIFVNVYLMMQMTAGTWARFGVWMLIGFAIYFGYGMHHSLEEVKSDQPPLKSRAKTLDLDLSSACTPSI, from the exons ATGCTGTGGCACGCACTTCGCAGATTTGGTCAAAAGCTGGTACGCAGACGTACCCTGGAGCCTGGCATGGCAGATACTCGCCTTGCCAGATGCCTGAGCACTCTGGATTTGGTGGCCCTGGGTGTGGGCAGCACGTTGGGTGCAGGCGTGTATGTCTTGGCTGGCGAGGTGGCCAAAGATAAAGCTGGACCATCCATTGTGATCTGCTTTTTGGTGGCCGCTCTATCTTCTGTGTTGGCTGGACTGTGCTATGCGGAGTTTGGTGCCCGAGTTCCCCGTTCTGGTTCTGCGTATCTGTACAGCTATGTCACCGTGGGTGAACTCTGGGCCTTCACCACTGGCTGGAACCTCATCCTCTCCTATGTCATCG GTACAGCCAGTGTGGCCCGGGCCTGGAGCTCGGCTTTCGACAACCTGATTGGGAACCACATCTCTCGTACCCTGCAAGGGAGCATCTCACTGCATGTTCCCTATGTCCTCGCAGAATATCCAGACTTCTTTGCTCTGGGCCTTGTGTTGTTGCTCACCG GCGAAGAAGCTAAGAATCCCCAACGTTCCATCCCCGTGGGCATTGTGATTTCACTGTTGGTCTGCTTTTTGGCATATTTTGGTGTCTCTTCGGCACTTACGCTTATGATGCCTTACTACCAGCTTCAACCTGAGAGCCCCTTGCCGGAGGCCTTTCTCCACACTGGATGGGCCCCTGCCCGCTATGTTGTGGCTATTGGATCCCTCTGTGCTCTTTCTACCAG cctcttgGGCTCTATGTTCCCCATGCCTCGGGTGATCTATGCGATGGCAGAGGATGGCCTCCTGTTCCGTGTCCTCGCCAGGATCCACAGCGGCACACACACCCCCATTGTGGCCACTGTGGTCTCTGGCATTGTTGCAG CATTCATGGCATTCCTCTTTGAGCTCGCTGATCTTGTGGACCTTATGTCAATTGGGACCCTGCTTGCTTACTCCCTGGTGGCTGTTTGTGTCCTCATCCTCAG GTATCAGTCTGAGGTGAAGAATGAGGAGGATCAGGTGGAGCTGCAGGAGGAGAAGACAGCTGAAGCCGAGAAGCTGACCCTACAGGGACTATTTTGTCCACTCAACTCCAATCCCACTCCACTCTCTGGCCAAGTTGTCTATGTTTGCTCCTCATTGGTTG CTCTGCTGCTGACTCTTCTTTGCCTGGTGCTGACCAAGTGGCCCGTTCCACTGCTTTCTGGAGACCCAGTGTGGACTGCAGTGGTTGTGCTGCTCCTGATGCTCATTACTGGGATCACTGGGGTCATTTGGAGACAGCCACAGAGCTCCACTCCCCTTCACTTTAAG GTACCTGCTTTGCCTCTTCTCCCACTAATGAGCATCTTTGTGAATGTTTACCTTATGATGCAGATGACAGCTGGCACCTGGGCCCGATTTGGGGTCTGGATGCTGATTG GGTTTGCTATCTACTTCGGCTATGGGATGCACCACAGCCTGGAAGAGGTTAAGAGTGACCAACCTCCACTCAAGTCTAGAGCCAAAACTTTAGACCTTGATCTCAGCAGTGCCTGTACACCTTCGATTTGA